The nucleotide window GCAAATCTCTCATTAGGGGGCCCCCAAAGGCCAACCTCCCGCTGATAAGAAGCTACTTAGTCTGGTACCTCAGGAGGCCCAAGAAGGAGCTTGGGCAGGGTCCCAAGAAAgaccagaaaaggaagaaacctAGCTGGTCTGGCTTATAGAATGGGATTCACATCTTCTATCAAGGGTTTTGAGAAGTGGCAGTTTTCAGATGGTGAGTAAATGTAATGATGTTGCTGACaggaacttgctgctgctgctgctgctaagtcgcttcagtcgtgtccaactctgtgcgaccccatagacggcaggaacttagtttcttatttttcatcAGCAACTCAAGAAAGGACACCCTGAATCTCCTTCTACTTCCTAGAAGTCCCAGCATCCTTTTCCATAGCCTCCGCTTCCAGCttctaccccacccccacactcCATACTCTGAGAGAGAGTGATTTGCAGCTGCTTCTttcctaccccacccccagcctacCTCTACCCCAGCCGCTCCTGTCACCAAGAGCAGACAGAGAAATAGGCGTTTTCTAGTTCCTCCCCCACCCTTTACTTTTTCCGGGTACCCATGAGTCAGTTGGGGAAAGGCGGCTTTAACCCCGGCTGATAGTCTGTGACCTGTGTCTGTCTCCTGGATGAATTCTGCTGGGAGATGGAGCACAGCAGGTTTCTCTCTTGCCTGATACTGGCTGCCCTTCTCTCCCAAGGTAAGGCTTCCCCGAGTGCACCGAGGCATCGTGGGGAAGGGACCTGAGAGGGACATTACCACCTGGAATGAGGTCCATTCGAAAGCGCCTCAGTACTCCGGTGTTGTCAAGGAGGGCCGTGTTGGGATGTAACACAGGGTCTGGGAAGCACAGGCTCTTTTGGCTTTGACTGACTAACTAGGGCGGCATCTTGGCCTTCAATGTCTCTCTGAAGACCTCAGGCCAGAGGTCTATAGGAAGTTTTGTAGCAGATGTGCACCTGAGCCTAGGGCTGGTACTGGGAGCTTTGTTCCGTCTAGGGTAGATAGCCTCCGGGGTCCAGGACTCCAGGTCATGTGGACACCATACATCACCACCTGGGGCCATGGCCCAGCACTCAGGGGAATGCTATAAGAGAGAAGTTTAATTGCGGCTGAGCAGGAGTGAGGGCGGATTTGGGGTGATAGCATGATGCACTCAGCCCAGTTTGCATGGTTTTAAAACTGATAGTCTGATGTTCCAGGAATTCCCTCAGTTCCAGGCAAACCGGGATGAGTGGTTACCTTAGTAGTCAGCTTCTTTGGGAGATCCAGGATTTCCACTGGAAATGGATCCCCAAGGAAGACATGAGTGTATGATGTGGAACATCTGATGTTCGTGTGTCTCCCTGAGAATATATGCATGCTTTCTTGACAGGCACAAGGAATGGCTCTGTGGGGGATTTTCTAAAAGATGCTCTTCTATCCAAATTGGTAACTGACTATGAATCTCAGGGACAATGTAGATTCCACTTTTCCCTGGGATTGGAGATACACATTCCAGTGCCTCTGTGGGCTGTGGAGATATTCTCAGTCATAGCAATTCAGTGGTCCTAAAAAGATGCTGTGCATACATCCGGCCCTTAAACTCCCCACAAGACTTGACTTGTGTGGAGCCCCAAGAAAggattcaataaaaaaaatttttttctgacccTCTCCCCCAGGCATAGATAGAACAACTAAAAATCTTTACATGGGATTTGCCTTAGGTCCCCTTTTGGACCACTGGAATGGTAATTCATATTAGCTTCGCTCCTATCCCCAGCCATCACTGGCCCTGGGAAAGGCTTTGGTAGTACCATTCTCTGGGCAGTGGTTGACCATGagtgaggaggagggaaagaataTGAGAAGTTGATGTTGGAGTGTGGCAGGTGACTGGGAAGTAGAATTAGAAgttttcttagagaaaaataatgtgGACATCTCCAATTGAGAACCATTCTTCTGCCTTTCAATATCTCTTGGGTGTTTTAGCATTCTGGGCTCCCTTGCTACTTCTATTCAATGATCTGAACACATTTCCATGAAGGTTTTGGATTAACCCAACTCCATGATTTCCTTTTTTGCTCTGTGTTCATCAGGGCCTGTCCTCTGTTTGGATTACATCatgtccttctctctttttttaaatggaggataatttctttacaatgctgTCTTAGTTTCTGTTGTACGATGAAGAGAATCacctatatgcatatatatgtcccctccctcttggacctccctacCACCCCCTCTGTGTCCTTCTTGGCCTCGGCAGTTTGTGGGGTGCCTGCTGAAGCCTTTCTCTTGTGACTTCCGTCTCTCTCAGCAGAAACCTCGAACTGTTCTAGACTTGGATAGTGGTCCTTCTTAAGTAATGAGCCTCAGCAGAACAGTGGTCTGGTGCAGACTAAAGAGCTGGCTCCAGtcgtggtattttttttttttttcttagtgaatCCCCGCATTCTAAAAGTGCTGGAACCTGAGGACAAAGTAATGTTGGAATGCAATTCCAGCATCACATTGCTACAAGGAACAGAAGGACAAGAGGTGTCAGGCAATAATAAAACTCGGGACTTAGGAAAACGTATCCAGGACCCAAGAGGAATGTATCAGTGTGGTGAAAACACCCAACAACTTATTCTGCAAGTATACTATCGAAGTATGTGCTTCCAGGATCCTTTGGGGGTGGAATAGGTGGGGGCTTCTGGACATGGGAACTTCCTTGCTGGAGGGAGCTCCAGTGTACCCATCTGTGCTCTCAACAAACTGGCTTGCTCTTGTAAGGATATGAACCAGATTTTGAAGCCTTGAGTGGGAAAGAGCTTAATGGTAAAAGAGCAATAGTAGTCTTGTGACTCAAGCAGTAGGGGCTTGGTCTGGAGCGTGGTTGGCCTACTGCCTTTTTAAAGTTCCTACAAACCTGAGACTACTTCTTGGACTGAAGGTTAAAAGTGGATGGAGCAAGGCTCTTTTTCCAAGTTTGGGTCTTGACATGAGAGCTCCTAGGGCTGCCCTAAGAGGCATGGTTCCCTGATCTTGAAgaccctccccttctcttctggccTCCCTTCCCCCACAGTGTGCCAGAACTGTGTGGAGCTGGACACAGCCACCCTGGCAGGCATGATCATCACCGACATCATTGCCACTGTGCTCCTTGCTTTGGGTGTCTACTGCTTTGCTGGACATGAGACTGGAAGATTCTCCAGGGGTAGGTGGAAGGGACCGAGCATGTATATGTTGTGGCTGTGTGTGTATACCTGCTAAGGAATGGGGCTGGCATTGGGTTGTGCCTCATCTGGGCGTCACCATTGCAATCTCCTAAGGATTTCTACAACTGGTAACTGACAGCACTTGGGTACCCACAAAGCTCATGCAGACTTCTGAGGGTGTTTGTAGCTGCAGTCCCCCGGCAGCATTCATGGGCCTCCCTGTGCCACCTCTTTGGCTTTTGCTGACCCTTTTTCTCTGGTTCTTCTAGCTGCTGACACTCAAGCTCTGATGGGGAATGACCAACTCTATCAGGTGAGCCCTGAGGGGAGAAAGATGAGAATGGGGGTAGGAGTGAGTGGGGATGGAGAGCCTGATACTAAgtttaacgtgtgtgtgtgtgtgtgtgtgagagagagagagagagagagagagagagagagagaaggtccTAGTGGGGAATTCATCACTGGGGAGTCCCATGAGCTCTCATCTCTGGGGTCTGCTGGGATTCCCCATGGGAGAGTTCTGACCCTGCCTCCCTGTTCCCCCTTCTCATCTCTTAGCCCCTTCGAGAGCGCAATGATGCTCAGTACAGTCGTCTTGGTGATAAGTGGGCTCGGAACAAATGAACCTGATGCTGGTGGCTTCTAGGCCCATCAGTTATCAACTGGACCTTCTCTCCTTGCTCAGCCAAGAAAGATGTCCTCCTCTGCTTAGCAGGCGCCTGGATTTTTGAAGGTTCCTGGGCATGCCGTGGGAGTGGCCCTGACCTGGCTGGGCCCTTGCCCTCACTGCCCACCTGTGTCCTTCCTTCATGACTTGCGTCCTCtgccccccatggactgtgtgatGGGTGACCTCTCACCATATCCTGACCCACTGGTGTTTCTGTCCCACTGGTGGGCTCCCTGGATGCAGGACCAGCCCTGCTGCACTCTCTTGGCTCTAGCCCCTGTTACAATCCTTCTACAGCTTTGACTTCCTCACCACAGGCGAGGACGGGCTGCTGTCTTTATGTACACACAGGCCACATAGAAGTTTCCATGACATCACAAGCAGAGGTAGCAGAGACATCGAGGGCCCTGGAGAATCACTCCTAATCAAGGCTCTGAGAATGTGTATGACAAAGTCCCACTTCTGCTAAGGGGCTTTATGACCCCATGTGGACTTGTGGCTACCAACTATGAGGAAGTTTCAGTCAAGGCCTCTTTAGTACCCATTTCCCTGTATAGAAGGtaccattctgttttctttccccagAACCTGTCCCTGCTCCACCTTGCCTTCTGCATAATAAACTGGCATCAGAAACTCTTCATCAGTTAAAACATATGATCTTTTTCCACCCACTTGGAAAGCTGGAGTCTGAGACTGGGTGGGGAATTGGGATATTTTCAATAGATGTCATCTTTAGCCATTGGGTTAGTAGTTGTTCTGAAACTttgggatttattttaaaaatacagtgacttccctggcagtccagtggttaagattctgcacttccaatgcagggggcctgggttcaatccctggctgggaactaagatcctgcatactgcaaagccaaaaaaaaaaattgtaagcacaacttgaaaaaaaatcaaaaatacacACTTGGGTCCCACTTGGGAACATGCTTGGGTCCCCAGGTAATTCTGAAGCAGCTCCAATTCAAAGACTCTCTGGTTTAGGGAAGAATTGAAGCCACTTCTTCTTTTGTGTCCTTTATGCCCTTTCCTGTCTACCATGGGTGGGAAACCCTCTTTCTATTCTCTGTATAAGAGTAATTCAAGGAACTTCAGGGCAGTTTAATGAGAGCGGGGGTTTCTTAGGCCAGGGTtcccaaaagagaaaattattaacAACCACATAGCCAGAGATATGGATAATTCTTCCCTATCTCCTTGACATACATACAAACTCTGACTTTGTTAGAGACTGAATGAACTTCCAATTTACACATGCTTCATTCATGGTTATGAGTTATTCCTTCCCTTTATACCCTCTGCTGCAGTCCTAGCCCTAGATCCCTCTTTTACACAGGATCTGTCCTCCCTGGGCAAGGCTTCCATGGCTTGCACTGCACCGATGCTCATGTCCTTCCCATGCACTGCACACCTCCTCTGACCCTATGCGCCTCATATACCCTTACATCCCCCCTCTATTACTCACCAGTTCTCAACATTTGCTGGACATTGGATCTCCTGGGGAGCTTTCGAAGTCCTGATGCCTGTGTGCCACCC belongs to Bos indicus x Bos taurus breed Angus x Brahman F1 hybrid chromosome 15, Bos_hybrid_MaternalHap_v2.0, whole genome shotgun sequence and includes:
- the CD3D gene encoding T-cell surface glycoprotein CD3 delta chain; this encodes MEHSRFLSCLILAALLSQVNPRILKVLEPEDKVMLECNSSITLLQGTEGQEVSGNNKTRDLGKRIQDPRGMYQCGENTQQLILQVYYRMCQNCVELDTATLAGMIITDIIATVLLALGVYCFAGHETGRFSRAADTQALMGNDQLYQPLRERNDAQYSRLGDKWARNK